In the genome of Actinomycetota bacterium, the window ACCGCCATCTTCTTCATCGCATCGTGCATGGGGCGCGCGCGCGTGAGTAGCCAAAGGTCAATCCCGGCGATCGACAAGTACATCGTGATGACGATCACGTCCCAGACCAGAGGCGACGTCGGGTTCGGTTGCGTGAAGATCTTCCACGCGTACTGCGGTCGACCCAGGTCCGGCACGATCGAGATCGCGGCCGCCGCAATAGCTGTGGCCGACACCAGCACCGCCAGCCGGCTCAGATGTTCGAAGCGTTTCGTGCCCACCAGTTCGGCGCCGGCGACCACGATCAGGCCCCCGGCCGATACTCCAACCAGGAACATGAAGGTGATGATGTACATCCCCCACGAAACAGTGTTTGACAGGCCGGTGACACCCAGGCCCACGTTCCACTGATACAAGAACGAGCCGAGCCCGATCACCAATCCCACAGCAAGGATTCCATGCCAGACCTTGCCCGAGCCTCTGCGGATGTCCCGCGTTTCGACAACCGCGCTCATAGCGATCGCCTCCGCCGCGGCTGCAGATAGGTGACCTTCGGTTTGGTTCCCTTGTCCTCCAGCATGTGGTCGCCACCCCGGTCATTGATGAGTCGCACCAACCGGCTATCGTCATCGTTTAGATCACCGAAAATGCGCGCCTGGGCCGGACACGACCAGACGCAGGACGGCACTTGGCCTTCCTTCAGGCGATGAACGCAGAACGTGCACTTCTCAACCGTTCCCACCGGACGCGGCTCTACCATCCCGTGATCGAATTCGGGCGCGCGCTCGGGCTCTCCCCAGTTGAAGACTCGAACGCCGTACGGACACGCAGCCATGCAATACCGGCAACCAATGCAGTCCTTTGCGTTGACGAGCACTACGCCTTCGGGGTCGGTGAAGGTTGCCGACGTCGGGCACACCTTCGCGCATGGGGCGTCCTCGCAGTGCTGACACGCGAGAGGCACCCAAGACATCTCCATCCCGCCGTGTTCGCCGGCACGCGGCGTGTCCAGATCATCACCTGATGTGAGAATCCGGTTCCACCACATGCCGAGCGGCACGTCGTTCTCGGACTTGCAGATCACGGCGCAGGACCAGCAGCCGACACACCGTTCGGTATCGACTGCCATCCCCCACTTCGGGTGCTCGCTCGTCTTGCCTATTGCGCCGTATGCGCGGGATGCCTCGGGAAGGGCTTCGATCGGGGAGACTTTCGTCGTGTTGTCAGTTGACACGGCGCACCTCGCAGCGGCAGTCCTTCCACCCCGTGGACGGGGCCCACATGTTCGGGACGTAGTGGATCTCGTGAATCGGGTTGATCGCCGAGGATGTCAACTCGTTGACTCCCTTGCCGGACTTGAAGAAGCGATACCACCAGCCCTCGGGCAACGTGGCCGAGCCCCGCCGCGCCGACTCGCTCACGTGCGCCCAGGCCTGCAGCCTCCCACGCGTGTTGAAGACCTCGATCTCGTCGCCCTCGCCGATTCCTCGCTCCGCAGCGTCCTTTGGATTCAGCAGAACCTTCGGTTTGCCCCCGTGGATCTCGATGAGCCACGGAGTGTTCGCGTAGCTGGAGTGAATGCGCCACTTCGAGTGCGGCGACAGAAGTGTGATCGGGTACTCCTTGGGGTCGTGCACCTCGTCGTCAAACGGCGGCTTGTAGGTGACGACGGTCTCGCCGAACTCCTGGAACCGATCTTCGTCCTTGTACAACTCGATACGACCGGTCGGAACGAACTCTTGCGTCTTTTCGATCGGTGTCGGCAGCGACGGCGGTGGGAAGGGAGTCAGGTTCTCGATCTGGTCCTGGAAAGCAACCTCCGGGTCCGGGACGTTCAGCCGTACCGGACCCTTCTCGAGTTGCTCCAGGGTGATCCCTTCGGCGGGGCCGCCTCCGGCGAGGATCATGCGAATCGCATCGTCCTCGTCCACTTCGAAGTACTTCTTTGCCTTGTCGGGCGCGATGCGGCGCACCAACTCGCGCCAGATCCACAACTCCGACTTCGACTCCCCGACCGGTTCGATCGCCGGCTGCTGCAACTGCAAGAACGGATGCAACGGAGTTGCCGTCAAGTCCTTCTTCTCGTACCAGGTCGTCGCCGGCAGAACGACGTCCGCGTAGCGCGCGGTGTCCGTCATCTGAGGATCGACGACAACGAATAGATCCAGCGCATCGATCCGCTCATAGACCTTGTTGAGGTCGGGAGACTGCACGAGGAAGTTCGAGAAGGTGCAGAACAGCGCCTTGAAGCCGTTCTTCGGGTATGGCACAGACGGGTGCATGGTTTCGGTCTTGCCGTGAACGAAGTAACTCGTCGCGACGATCTTGGCCTTTTCTCCGCCGGGGTTGAACCACTCGGCCGGCTTCACGCGAACCTTGTACTGACCCACGTACACCGAGAACCCAGACCCCGAACGTCCGATGTTGCCGGTTACCACTGCAAGCAATGCGTATGCGCGCCCCGTGAGGTCGCCGTGATACCAGTGGTTGGCGCCCGCGCCCATCAGGATCGCGGCCGGCGACTCAGTCGCGTACGCGCGCGCCACCTTCTCGATCATCTCGGCGGGTACGCCCGAGACGCTCTGCGCGCGCTCGGGCGTCCACTTCTTGACCTCTGCTTGCACGAATGCGAACCCAGGCGACGCAGTGACGGTCCTGCCGTCCTTGAGCCGAACCTCGAACTTGCCGTCGAGCGCAGCATCGACGTGCGCAGGAAGCCCCAGCTTCTCTGTGCCCACCGAAACCGGCGCGTTCGTCCGGCGATCCCACACGAGATAGCGCCTCGCTTTTCCGGACGCTAAAACATCGCTCTCGAGCAACCTTTTGCCGTTGTCGGTGCGAACCAGCAACGGCGCGTCGGTGTAGGTGCGAAGGAAGGCCTCATCGTGCAGGTTCTCCTTGAGGATCACGTGCGTCATACCGAGCGCGAAGGCCGCATCGGTTCCCGGTTTGATCTGGAGCCACGAGTCGGCCTTCGATGCCGTCGCCGAGTAGACCGGGTCAACGACGACGAGGCGCGCGCCTCGCTCGGCCGCATCGAAAATGAAGTGCACGTCCGGGATTCGCGTCTCCAGGGGGTTGGCGCCAACGATGAGAAGGAACCGCGCGTTCGCCCAGTCCTTCGCCTCGTGCTCCGCGTTCTGCACGCCGAACGTGATCGGCATCCCCATCGGGAGGTCGCCGTTGAAGCAGAAGCTCGTCCCGTGTGTCATGCCCAGCAGCGAGCACGCGCGGTAGTTGGCCCCCTTGTGGACGTAGCCCGAACCCGGAACCTGACCAAAGACGTGGATCGAGTCCCAACCGTGCTTGTCTCCAACCTTCGTCAGTTCCGCCGCGATGTGATCCAGGACTTCGTCCCAACTCGCTTCGCGGAACTCGCCGGAGCCGCGCTCTCCCGTGCGGATGAGTGGCTTCTGAATTCGGTCGGCACCGTAGATGTTCTGGAAGAAGGACAACCCCTTCATGCATCCGCGAGGGCTATAGACGGGGTCAGGGTAGTCGGCTGCCTGCTGAATCTTGACGATCTTACCGTCGCGCACGAACGCGAGTTGTCCGCAGGAACCGGTGCAGTTCGGCGAACACGTGGTGCGCACGACCTTGTCGACCGGCAGGGATGGATCGGGGTCGTACCCGACCTCGGGACCGAACGCGACGCGCGCGCCGACGGCTGCCGCTCCCACCACGGCACCGCCCTTGAGGAACTGCCTTCGATCTACCGTCATCAGACAAGCCCCTCGGGTGCCGCCGGGCACTGGGGATCGAGCATGGTGTGACCCGAAGCTCCGCAGACGCCGCACCGGGTCGAACTCGTGCCTGAAGAAAGCGGGCGAACCATAGATGCGCCGCTGCGAACAGCGCGCGCGGCAGAAGCTGCAAGCAATACGACTGGACTCGCGAGCGCCGCACGCAAGAGGGTTCTCCTCGACGGGCTGGATGTCGTCATCGTTCTCCTTCGCTGGACACCTGTCGCCGAAGAATACTAATCCGACCTGAGAGGTTGGGACGACTCGGCCCTATCCGCCTGGTACCACTCGGCCCATGCCGGGCAGGAGCGGTGATCGGGCCAAGTCAAGCCCAATTGCAGCGGGTTTTTGCTTCATCCGCGAGAATATGGATCAAACGCTCAACGGAACGCCCCGGAAAGATAAGGTGCGCGGGCCACGGGCGGCTAGCGCATGCGCATCAGACGTCCCGCCTCAAATGAACGCCATGTCAATGGTGGTGATGACCGGGGTGCTCCTGGGCCTCGCCGTGGCCTCCTGGGTGGTCTTGCGGTGGGTGAACTTCCCAGGGATCAACGTGGACGTCGACCTGGGCGACGCCGGGCAAGTCGTGCACGATGTGATGGTGGACCTGCTCGGCGATCTCGTGCGCCGCCGACAGGGGCAGGTCACCATCGGCTGCAACGGTGATTGTCACGTAGAGAGATCTCCCCGCCCATCGCGCTTGAACCGATCCGCACTCGGCGACCCCCGGCGTGGCGCGCGCGACCTCGCCGGCCCGCCGCACGATCTCGGGGTCCACCGCGTCGAGCAACCGGGCAAGCACGTGCCGGCTCGCGTCCCACGCGATCGCTCCAATCGCCACAGTGATGACGAGTCCGGCAATCGGGTCTGCCGCCTTGAACCCGAAGTGCACGCCGAGGAGACCGGCAAACGCGGCAACAGAAGCGAGGGCGTCGGTGCGCGCGTGCTTGCCGTC includes:
- a CDS encoding 4Fe-4S dicluster domain-containing protein, with product MSTDNTTKVSPIEALPEASRAYGAIGKTSEHPKWGMAVDTERCVGCWSCAVICKSENDVPLGMWWNRILTSGDDLDTPRAGEHGGMEMSWVPLACQHCEDAPCAKVCPTSATFTDPEGVVLVNAKDCIGCRYCMAACPYGVRVFNWGEPERAPEFDHGMVEPRPVGTVEKCTFCVHRLKEGQVPSCVWSCPAQARIFGDLNDDDSRLVRLINDRGGDHMLEDKGTKPKVTYLQPRRRRSL
- a CDS encoding molybdopterin-dependent oxidoreductase — its product is MTVDRRQFLKGGAVVGAAAVGARVAFGPEVGYDPDPSLPVDKVVRTTCSPNCTGSCGQLAFVRDGKIVKIQQAADYPDPVYSPRGCMKGLSFFQNIYGADRIQKPLIRTGERGSGEFREASWDEVLDHIAAELTKVGDKHGWDSIHVFGQVPGSGYVHKGANYRACSLLGMTHGTSFCFNGDLPMGMPITFGVQNAEHEAKDWANARFLLIVGANPLETRIPDVHFIFDAAERGARLVVVDPVYSATASKADSWLQIKPGTDAAFALGMTHVILKENLHDEAFLRTYTDAPLLVRTDNGKRLLESDVLASGKARRYLVWDRRTNAPVSVGTEKLGLPAHVDAALDGKFEVRLKDGRTVTASPGFAFVQAEVKKWTPERAQSVSGVPAEMIEKVARAYATESPAAILMGAGANHWYHGDLTGRAYALLAVVTGNIGRSGSGFSVYVGQYKVRVKPAEWFNPGGEKAKIVATSYFVHGKTETMHPSVPYPKNGFKALFCTFSNFLVQSPDLNKVYERIDALDLFVVVDPQMTDTARYADVVLPATTWYEKKDLTATPLHPFLQLQQPAIEPVGESKSELWIWRELVRRIAPDKAKKYFEVDEDDAIRMILAGGGPAEGITLEQLEKGPVRLNVPDPEVAFQDQIENLTPFPPPSLPTPIEKTQEFVPTGRIELYKDEDRFQEFGETVVTYKPPFDDEVHDPKEYPITLLSPHSKWRIHSSYANTPWLIEIHGGKPKVLLNPKDAAERGIGEGDEIEVFNTRGRLQAWAHVSESARRGSATLPEGWWYRFFKSGKGVNELTSSAINPIHEIHYVPNMWAPSTGWKDCRCEVRRVN
- a CDS encoding cation diffusion facilitator family transporter, yielding MGGVHGVAAVAGPEGTKAALRAIWISAALLGITAVFQVVVVIVSGSAGLLADTLDNIGDVITTIALALAFLAARRAADHRYTYGYQRFEDLAGVFIVLVIWTSALYAGWESYRKLTGVHEVTSIGLAITAALFGAVTNEIAAQYKIRVGRRIGSQPLIADGKHARTDALASVAAFAGLLGVHFGFKAADPIAGLVITVAIGAIAWDASRHVLARLLDAVDPEIVRRAGEVARATPGVAECGSVQARWAGRSLYVTITVAADGDLPLSAAHEIAEQVHHHIVHDLPGVAQVDVHVDPWEVHPPQDHPGGHGEAQEHPGHHHH